One stretch of Streptomyces peucetius DNA includes these proteins:
- a CDS encoding SDR family NAD(P)-dependent oxidoreductase, whose protein sequence is MSDIQEDRLLSGRTVLVAGATGGIGEGMTLALLRQGATVVATGRSEERLAGLADHVKEAGPGTLITHPVNVGDADSESVRAQLSGYGALDGAVITIGDWGSPERTGILDISDREWEEMIASNLTSHFHALRALTPLLSREGALVHLSGFSADIPYPFSALVGATNAAKKSLVRSLHAELNGAGPRVYELIIGPIRTRPRAAIGADNPGWFSAEDLGQHAGRLIARSGAYADAPLQYLITRAHGVRTTPPQ, encoded by the coding sequence ATGAGCGACATACAGGAGGACCGGCTGCTGTCCGGGCGGACCGTTCTGGTGGCGGGCGCGACCGGCGGCATCGGCGAGGGAATGACCCTCGCGCTGCTTCGCCAGGGAGCCACCGTCGTGGCCACCGGCCGCAGCGAGGAACGACTGGCCGGCCTCGCCGACCACGTCAAGGAAGCCGGGCCCGGCACCCTGATCACCCACCCGGTCAATGTCGGCGACGCCGACAGCGAATCGGTGCGCGCCCAGCTGTCCGGATACGGCGCGCTGGACGGCGCCGTCATCACCATCGGCGACTGGGGCAGCCCGGAGCGCACCGGCATCCTCGACATCTCCGACCGTGAGTGGGAGGAAATGATCGCCTCCAACCTGACGAGCCATTTCCACGCGCTGCGGGCGCTCACCCCCCTGCTGTCCCGAGAGGGAGCGCTGGTGCATCTGAGCGGTTTCAGCGCGGACATCCCCTATCCGTTCTCCGCCCTCGTGGGGGCCACCAACGCGGCGAAGAAGTCGCTGGTGCGCTCGCTGCACGCGGAACTGAACGGTGCGGGCCCGCGCGTGTACGAGCTCATCATCGGCCCCATCCGCACCCGTCCACGGGCCGCGATCGGAGCGGACAACCCCGGCTGGTTCAGCGCCGAGGACCTCGGGCAGCACGCGGGCCGGCTCATCGCCCGCAGCGGCGCGTACGCCGACGCCCCGCTGCAGTACCTGATCACCCGCGCCCACGGCGTGCGGACCACCCCACCCCAGTAA
- a CDS encoding pyridoxal-phosphate dependent enzyme produces MTDTPHITLENVRDAAVRIKGVAHRTPVLRSRTLDGLSGAEVFVKCENFQRIGAFKFRGAYNAASQLSAEQLAKGIAAYSSGNHAQAVALAARELGTSAVILMPKDTPHSKMAATADYGAEIVTYDRYTGDRVAIGEALAADRGLTLIPPYEHPHVIAGQGTAALELIEEVGDLDALIVPVGGGGLIAGSATAAKGLLPGVRVIGVEPEGGDDTKRSLEAGRRVSIPVPRTIADGQAADIPGELTFSLNQRLVDGIALVNDDQIRDSMRFAFERMKIVVEPSGASALAALLAHRIDRVPRRIGVIISGGNISAQRFTEVLDG; encoded by the coding sequence ATGACCGACACCCCGCACATCACCCTGGAGAACGTCCGCGACGCCGCCGTGCGGATCAAAGGCGTCGCCCACCGCACTCCCGTGCTGCGCTCGCGCACGCTGGACGGCCTGAGCGGCGCGGAAGTCTTCGTCAAATGCGAGAACTTCCAGCGCATCGGAGCGTTCAAGTTCCGCGGGGCGTACAACGCCGCGTCACAGCTGTCCGCCGAGCAACTGGCGAAGGGAATCGCCGCCTACTCCTCCGGCAACCACGCGCAGGCCGTCGCCCTCGCTGCCCGAGAGCTCGGCACCAGCGCCGTGATCCTCATGCCGAAGGACACACCACACTCCAAGATGGCAGCGACGGCCGACTACGGAGCGGAGATCGTCACCTACGACCGCTACACCGGCGACCGGGTCGCGATCGGGGAAGCGCTCGCCGCCGACCGCGGTCTGACGCTCATACCTCCGTACGAGCACCCGCACGTGATCGCCGGACAAGGCACGGCCGCGCTTGAGCTGATCGAGGAGGTCGGCGACCTTGACGCCCTGATTGTGCCCGTCGGAGGCGGGGGCCTGATCGCCGGAAGCGCCACGGCCGCCAAGGGACTTCTGCCCGGAGTGAGAGTGATCGGCGTCGAGCCGGAAGGCGGCGACGACACCAAGCGGTCCCTGGAAGCCGGCCGGCGCGTCTCCATCCCGGTGCCCCGTACCATCGCCGACGGTCAGGCCGCGGACATTCCCGGGGAGCTCACCTTCTCCCTCAACCAGCGGCTCGTGGACGGCATCGCCCTGGTCAACGACGATCAGATTCGTGACTCGATGCGGTTCGCCTTCGAACGCATGAAGATCGTCGTCGAACCCAGCGGAGCGAGCGCCCTGGCCGCCCTGCTGGCCCACCGGATCGACCGCGTTCCGCGCAGGATCGGCGTCATCATCTCCGGCGGCAACATCAGTGCCCAGCGGTTCACCGAGGTCCTCGATGGCTGA
- a CDS encoding FAD-binding oxidoreductase produces the protein MHTIDSSPPASRLPLPDSLAAVAIRPGHSDYDNVRHTYTRTGSPAAVIRVRDHEDIAAALAHARTAQLPLTVRSGGHGISGRSTNDGGIVVDLSGLNAVQVLDARSGLVRVEAGARWGDVAAQLAPHGLALSSGDTGDVGVGGLATTGGIGLMSRLHGLTIDHMRAAELVLADGSLVRTDAEHDPDLFWAVRGAGANFGVATAFEFQAEPVGDVIAAVTTFDAGDTAAFLTRWGAAVEAAPRTVTSFLTLMSGPGGQSVAQAMTVHAGADPETAREALAPVLSAGPVLQNQAFVTPYHQLLPATHAAQYAQQPLTVSRSGLLEHLTEPAAAAIASVLVTGRAPMVQLRSVGGAVNDTPSTATAYAHRTQNFSLMAATVPTGRKNLDRYWERLHPHLKGLYLSFETGTGRQQLQDAFPGAVLDRLVLLKSRYDRDHVFDNNFALPSADLPG, from the coding sequence ATGCACACCATCGACAGCTCACCGCCGGCCTCTCGGCTGCCCCTTCCCGACAGTCTCGCCGCGGTCGCGATCCGGCCGGGCCACAGCGATTACGACAACGTGCGGCACACCTATACCCGCACCGGATCACCGGCCGCCGTGATACGCGTCCGCGATCACGAGGACATCGCAGCCGCCCTGGCCCACGCCCGCACCGCACAGCTCCCCCTGACCGTGCGCAGCGGCGGCCACGGCATCAGCGGCCGCTCCACCAACGACGGCGGCATCGTCGTCGACCTCTCCGGTCTCAACGCCGTGCAGGTGCTCGACGCCAGATCCGGACTGGTCCGCGTGGAAGCGGGAGCCCGCTGGGGAGACGTCGCCGCCCAGCTCGCGCCCCACGGTCTGGCCCTGTCCTCCGGAGACACCGGGGACGTCGGGGTCGGCGGGCTGGCCACCACCGGCGGTATCGGCCTCATGTCCCGCCTGCACGGCCTGACCATCGACCACATGCGCGCCGCCGAACTCGTTCTGGCGGACGGCTCCCTCGTGCGCACCGACGCCGAACACGACCCGGACCTGTTCTGGGCCGTACGCGGCGCGGGAGCCAACTTCGGGGTCGCGACGGCCTTCGAGTTCCAGGCCGAGCCGGTGGGCGACGTGATCGCCGCGGTCACCACGTTCGACGCAGGGGACACAGCCGCGTTCCTCACCCGGTGGGGGGCCGCCGTGGAGGCGGCGCCCCGAACGGTCACCAGCTTCCTGACGCTCATGTCGGGCCCCGGTGGACAGTCCGTCGCCCAGGCGATGACCGTGCACGCGGGGGCGGACCCCGAGACTGCGCGCGAGGCGCTCGCACCCGTGCTGTCCGCCGGACCCGTGCTGCAGAACCAGGCCTTCGTCACCCCGTACCACCAGTTGCTGCCGGCCACGCACGCGGCGCAGTACGCGCAGCAGCCGCTCACGGTGTCGCGGTCCGGGCTGCTCGAGCACCTCACCGAGCCCGCCGCCGCGGCCATCGCGTCGGTGCTGGTGACCGGAAGGGCTCCCATGGTGCAGCTGCGGTCCGTCGGCGGAGCGGTCAACGACACGCCCTCGACCGCGACAGCCTACGCGCACCGCACGCAGAACTTCTCGCTGATGGCCGCCACCGTGCCGACGGGGCGCAAGAACCTGGACCGGTACTGGGAACGGCTTCACCCGCACCTGAAGGGGCTCTACCTGAGCTTCGAAACGGGCACCGGACGACAGCAGTTGCAGGACGCCTTCCCCGGGGCGGTGCTGGACCGGCTCGTGCTCCTCAAGTCGCGCTACGACCGCGACCACGTCTTCGACAACAACTTCGCCCTGCCGTCGGCGGACCTCCCCGGTTGA
- a CDS encoding Rid family hydrolase, whose amino-acid sequence MAGNQPDVDHAALQPVDEHPYSVAFRSGDLVAVSGRLGVSEPGVLVPGGFEAECAQALANLDEALRSAGAVRADVIKVVAYLTDVADRARLNAAYERFFTSPRPARSCVGVAALPYGGCIEIEALARVPVASEASGVD is encoded by the coding sequence ATGGCGGGCAATCAGCCGGACGTCGACCACGCCGCACTGCAGCCAGTCGACGAACACCCCTACTCGGTGGCGTTCCGTAGCGGTGATCTGGTCGCAGTGTCCGGACGCCTCGGTGTGAGCGAACCCGGTGTTCTAGTGCCGGGCGGGTTCGAGGCCGAATGCGCACAGGCGCTCGCGAACTTGGACGAAGCCCTGAGATCGGCCGGCGCTGTCCGCGCCGATGTGATCAAGGTGGTGGCCTATCTGACCGACGTCGCCGACCGCGCCCGGCTCAACGCTGCGTACGAACGGTTCTTCACCTCGCCGCGCCCCGCCCGGAGTTGCGTCGGAGTGGCGGCACTGCCGTACGGCGGCTGCATCGAGATCGAGGCTCTTGCCCGGGTACCTGTGGCATCGGAGGCAAGCGGTGTCGACTGA
- a CDS encoding bifunctional methylenetetrahydrofolate dehydrogenase/methenyltetrahydrofolate cyclohydrolase — MTAQLLDGKATAATIRRELAERVAKLTTTEGRPPGLGTVLVGDDPGSRAYVAGKHRDCAQVQIASIRRELPADATQQQVEDVIDELNADPACTGYIVQLPLPRHLDAGAVLERMDPAKDADGLHPVSLGQLALGVEAPLPCTPRGIVELLRRHDVPLAGARVCVIGRGVTVGRPLGLLLTRRSENATVTLCHTGTKGLAWHVREADIVVAAAGSPGLITKDMLRRGAAVLDVGITRTDDGLLGDVHPDAATVAGWLAPMPGGVGPMTRAMLLANVVEAAERNAGTA; from the coding sequence GTGACCGCACAACTGCTCGACGGAAAGGCGACCGCCGCCACGATCCGCCGCGAACTCGCCGAACGCGTGGCCAAGCTGACCACCACCGAGGGACGCCCGCCGGGGCTCGGCACCGTCCTGGTCGGCGACGACCCCGGCAGCCGCGCCTACGTCGCCGGCAAACACCGCGACTGCGCCCAGGTCCAGATCGCCTCGATCCGCCGTGAACTGCCCGCCGACGCCACGCAGCAGCAGGTCGAGGACGTCATCGACGAGCTCAACGCCGACCCGGCCTGCACCGGCTACATCGTCCAGCTTCCGCTCCCGCGCCACCTGGACGCGGGCGCCGTCCTGGAGCGCATGGACCCGGCCAAGGACGCCGACGGCCTGCACCCCGTCAGCCTCGGCCAGCTCGCCCTCGGTGTCGAAGCCCCGCTGCCCTGCACCCCGCGCGGCATCGTCGAACTGCTCCGCCGCCACGACGTGCCACTCGCGGGAGCGCGGGTGTGCGTGATCGGACGGGGCGTCACGGTCGGCCGTCCCCTCGGACTGCTGCTCACCCGCCGGTCCGAGAACGCCACCGTGACCCTGTGCCACACCGGGACCAAGGGCCTGGCCTGGCACGTACGCGAGGCGGACATCGTCGTCGCGGCCGCCGGCTCACCCGGGCTGATCACCAAGGACATGCTGCGCCGCGGCGCAGCCGTCCTGGACGTCGGTATCACCCGCACCGATGACGGCCTTCTCGGCGATGTGCACCCGGACGCGGCCACCGTCGCCGGGTGGCTCGCGCCGATGCCCGGGGGAGTGGGACCCATGACCCGGGCGATGCTGCTCGCCAATGTCGTCGAGGCCGCCGAGAGGAACGCAGGCACCGCATGA
- a CDS encoding transcriptional regulator produces the protein MSTEEQDAIIAALAPVIDGIVTTLGSFCEVVVHDFRRPERSVVAIAGTVTGRTVDGSMSEIGMGILARGDEATDELNYITRTQDGKLVKSSTMVLRDSAGTVFGALCVNVDITAVNQAHALIGELAGVTGSAAMPTTTFDNDIGSVVDAIVDAHQLRQNKKWSELSRSERLELFSSLDDHGVFAVRGAAQQVAERLGISRASAYSYLAKARTGGANGPDRSATVGTDQDGAQA, from the coding sequence GTGTCGACTGAGGAGCAGGACGCCATCATCGCGGCGCTGGCCCCCGTCATCGACGGCATCGTCACGACGCTGGGGTCCTTCTGCGAGGTGGTCGTCCACGACTTCCGCCGGCCGGAGAGGTCCGTCGTCGCCATCGCGGGCACGGTCACCGGACGTACGGTCGACGGATCGATGAGCGAGATCGGCATGGGCATTCTCGCGCGTGGCGACGAGGCGACCGACGAGCTGAACTACATCACCCGCACCCAGGACGGGAAGCTGGTCAAGTCGTCGACCATGGTTCTGCGCGATTCCGCAGGTACGGTCTTCGGGGCGCTGTGCGTCAACGTCGACATCACCGCGGTGAACCAGGCGCACGCCCTGATCGGAGAACTCGCCGGCGTCACCGGTTCCGCCGCGATGCCGACGACCACGTTCGACAACGACATCGGCTCCGTGGTGGACGCGATCGTCGACGCTCACCAACTGCGGCAGAACAAGAAGTGGTCCGAACTCAGCCGCAGTGAACGCCTGGAGCTGTTCAGCAGCCTCGACGACCATGGTGTCTTCGCCGTGCGCGGCGCAGCTCAGCAAGTCGCGGAACGACTCGGCATCTCACGGGCCTCCGCCTACAGCTACCTCGCCAAGGCCAGAACCGGGGGCGCCAACGGCCCGGACCGCAGCGCGACGGTCGGCACCGACCAGGATGGAGCACAGGCATGA
- a CDS encoding sarcosine oxidase subunit gamma yields the protein MADTALPIPLQSPLTDAADRLAAATRASQGAVRLAELPFLAQVDVRLDAKGAAADAVGLALDLQLPLEPNTVVRAGELTALWLGPDEWLVVGPPGSQKDLQSRIRGAAGEEPVSVTDVSAQRTTLLVAGPRARDLLAHGCPLDLHPRTFEPGRCAQTTLARAQIVLVAREEPRAGFWVLVRSSFAGYLTDWLLDAAAEWTA from the coding sequence ATGGCTGACACCGCCCTTCCCATCCCGCTCCAAAGCCCCCTGACGGATGCCGCCGACCGACTGGCCGCCGCGACCCGCGCTTCCCAGGGCGCGGTCCGACTGGCCGAACTCCCCTTCCTGGCTCAGGTCGACGTCCGTCTCGACGCCAAGGGAGCGGCAGCGGACGCCGTCGGGCTCGCGCTGGATCTCCAACTGCCCCTCGAACCCAACACCGTCGTACGCGCCGGGGAGCTGACGGCTCTGTGGCTCGGTCCCGACGAGTGGCTGGTGGTCGGCCCGCCGGGCAGCCAGAAGGACCTTCAGAGCCGGATCCGCGGGGCCGCCGGTGAGGAGCCCGTATCCGTCACCGACGTCTCCGCCCAGCGAACCACCCTCCTCGTCGCAGGTCCACGCGCCCGAGACCTGCTGGCACACGGCTGCCCGCTCGATCTCCACCCGCGCACCTTCGAGCCCGGACGCTGCGCCCAGACCACCCTCGCCCGCGCCCAGATCGTGCTGGTCGCCCGGGAAGAACCCAGAGCCGGGTTCTGGGTGCTGGTCCGCTCGTCCTTCGCCGGCTACCTGACGGACTGGCTGCTGGACGCGGCCGCGGAATGGACGGCCTGA
- a CDS encoding sarcosine oxidase subunit alpha family protein, whose product MMLIPCPWCGPRDEAEFHYGGQAHVPYPEGPAALTDEDWARYLFFRDNPKGPFAERWSHADGCRRWFNAVRNTATNEILAVYRAGEPEPHTTPSAEPRPAPTAGDRHVDGGRRTQPTAGAGSRPTFSGRTGTADETTTTTTQPFRLPTGGRVSRNQPLTFRFDGVEYEGYRGDTLASALLANGVIQAGTSIKLGRPRGIFSAGVEEPNAVVQIEAPFPEPMLPATAVELYDGLVASSLPGQGRLATEPDPARYDAVHAHCDLLVVGAGPAGLAAASAAAGSGARVILADDQPELGGSLLGTGDLLDWADETGRELEAAPDVRVLRRTTVFGYYDGNHLLAVERRTNHLGADAPGHVSRERIWRIRARRVVLATGAHERSLAFADNDRPGVMLAGSARTYAGRHGVLPGRRAVVFTTNDSAYAAALHLAEAGLHIAAIVDTRSEPGEWARHAREAGIEVLTGHAVTGTEGDTRLTAVTAARYGESTARREFAVDLLLVSGGWNPVAHLFSQAGGKLRYDDTLGSFVPDTCRQAVEAAGSANGVLHLAGALAQGAAAGARAIEAESYTCEAPRLPDVAAAVPQAPPMQVFTVPGATGAPRFVDLQRDVTVDDLARATGSGLRSVEHTKRYTTAGTAGDQGKTSGVLASGVVAELLGVDISALGTTTFRPPYTPVSFAALAGRGRGPLLDPIRTTPLHDWHVARGALFENVGQWKRPWYYPHDGEDMETAVLRECAAAREGVAFMDASTLGKIDVQGPDAGAFLDLLYTNMMSTLKVGMIRYGVMCRPDGMVFDDGTVIRLTPDRFLITTTTGNAAAVLDWMEEWLQTEWPHLRVHCTSVTEQWATVALVGPNSRAVLGELAPTLGVDNDSFAFMAWRDTTVAGIEARVCRISFSGELAYEINVSPWHARALWEALCEAGRPFGITPYGTETMHVLRAEKGYPIVGQDTDGTVTPQDLGMSWVVSKKKPDFIGKRSHARADTVRPDRKHLVGLLPEDPGTFLPEGTHLVADSVLPAPPVPMLGHVTSSYHSAALGRTFALALVKGGRDRIGERLYAPLGDRLVPVTVASPVLYDPEGARRDG is encoded by the coding sequence ATGATGCTCATTCCATGCCCCTGGTGCGGACCTCGTGACGAGGCCGAATTCCACTACGGCGGCCAGGCGCACGTGCCCTACCCCGAGGGCCCTGCGGCCCTGACCGACGAGGACTGGGCGCGCTACCTGTTCTTCCGCGACAACCCCAAGGGCCCCTTCGCCGAGCGCTGGAGCCACGCCGACGGCTGCCGCCGCTGGTTCAACGCCGTCCGGAACACGGCGACCAACGAGATCCTCGCCGTGTACCGGGCCGGCGAGCCGGAGCCGCACACCACCCCCTCCGCCGAGCCGCGTCCGGCGCCGACGGCCGGCGACAGGCACGTCGACGGCGGCAGGAGGACGCAGCCCACAGCAGGGGCCGGCAGCCGGCCCACGTTCTCCGGACGGACCGGGACGGCGGACGAGACCACGACCACGACCACGCAGCCCTTCCGCCTGCCCACCGGCGGCCGGGTGTCGCGGAACCAGCCCCTCACCTTCCGCTTCGACGGCGTGGAGTACGAGGGCTACCGGGGCGACACCCTCGCCTCCGCCCTCCTCGCCAACGGCGTCATCCAGGCCGGCACGAGCATCAAGCTCGGCCGCCCGCGCGGCATCTTCTCCGCAGGCGTCGAGGAACCCAACGCCGTCGTCCAGATCGAGGCCCCCTTCCCCGAGCCGATGCTCCCTGCGACAGCCGTCGAACTCTACGACGGCCTGGTCGCGAGCAGCCTGCCCGGCCAGGGCCGCCTCGCCACCGAACCGGACCCCGCCCGCTACGACGCCGTCCACGCACACTGCGACCTGCTCGTCGTCGGCGCCGGACCCGCCGGACTCGCCGCCGCGTCCGCCGCCGCCGGCAGCGGAGCCCGCGTCATCCTCGCCGACGACCAGCCCGAACTCGGCGGCAGCCTGCTCGGCACGGGCGACCTCCTCGACTGGGCGGACGAGACCGGCCGCGAACTCGAAGCCGCTCCCGACGTACGTGTGCTGCGCCGCACCACCGTGTTCGGCTACTACGACGGCAACCACCTCCTCGCCGTCGAGCGCCGCACCAACCACCTCGGCGCCGACGCCCCCGGGCACGTCTCCCGCGAACGCATCTGGCGGATCCGCGCCCGGCGCGTCGTCCTCGCCACCGGAGCCCACGAGCGCTCGCTCGCCTTCGCGGACAACGACCGCCCCGGTGTGATGCTGGCGGGCTCGGCCCGCACGTACGCAGGCCGCCACGGTGTTCTGCCCGGCCGCCGCGCCGTCGTCTTCACCACCAACGACAGCGCCTACGCCGCAGCTCTCCATCTTGCCGAGGCGGGCCTGCACATCGCCGCGATCGTCGACACCCGCTCCGAGCCGGGGGAGTGGGCGCGCCATGCCCGGGAAGCCGGGATCGAGGTGCTGACCGGACATGCCGTCACCGGCACGGAAGGCGACACGCGTCTCACCGCGGTGACCGCCGCCCGCTACGGGGAGTCCACGGCACGCCGGGAGTTCGCCGTCGACCTGCTGCTGGTCTCCGGCGGCTGGAACCCCGTGGCCCACCTCTTCAGCCAGGCCGGCGGCAAGCTGCGCTACGACGACACGCTCGGCTCCTTCGTCCCCGACACCTGCCGCCAGGCCGTCGAGGCCGCGGGCAGCGCGAACGGCGTCCTCCACCTGGCCGGGGCTCTCGCACAGGGCGCCGCCGCCGGCGCCCGCGCCATCGAGGCCGAGAGCTACACCTGTGAGGCGCCCCGCCTTCCCGACGTTGCTGCCGCCGTACCGCAGGCCCCTCCCATGCAGGTCTTCACCGTTCCCGGTGCGACCGGAGCACCCCGATTCGTCGACCTCCAGCGCGACGTCACGGTCGACGACCTGGCGCGCGCGACCGGCTCCGGTCTGCGCTCGGTCGAGCACACCAAGCGCTACACCACGGCCGGCACCGCGGGCGACCAGGGCAAGACCTCCGGAGTCCTGGCGAGCGGCGTCGTCGCCGAACTCCTCGGCGTCGACATCTCCGCCCTCGGCACCACCACCTTCCGGCCGCCCTACACGCCGGTCTCGTTCGCGGCGCTGGCGGGCCGCGGCCGCGGCCCGCTGCTCGACCCGATCCGTACAACGCCCCTGCACGACTGGCATGTCGCGCGCGGCGCCCTGTTCGAGAACGTCGGACAGTGGAAGCGCCCCTGGTACTACCCGCACGACGGCGAGGACATGGAGACCGCCGTGCTGCGCGAGTGCGCCGCCGCCCGCGAGGGCGTCGCGTTCATGGACGCCTCCACCCTCGGCAAGATCGACGTACAGGGCCCGGACGCCGGCGCCTTCCTCGACCTGCTCTACACCAACATGATGAGCACCCTGAAGGTCGGCATGATCCGCTACGGCGTGATGTGCCGCCCCGACGGAATGGTCTTCGACGACGGCACCGTCATCCGCCTGACGCCGGACCGTTTCCTCATCACCACGACCACGGGCAACGCCGCCGCCGTGCTGGACTGGATGGAGGAGTGGCTCCAGACCGAGTGGCCGCACCTGCGCGTGCACTGCACCTCGGTCACCGAACAGTGGGCAACCGTGGCACTGGTCGGCCCGAACTCCCGGGCGGTGCTGGGTGAGCTCGCGCCGACGCTGGGGGTGGACAACGACAGCTTCGCGTTCATGGCATGGCGGGACACGACGGTCGCGGGCATCGAGGCCCGGGTGTGCCGGATCAGCTTCTCCGGCGAACTGGCCTACGAGATCAACGTCTCCCCGTGGCACGCGAGGGCGCTGTGGGAGGCACTGTGCGAGGCGGGCCGGCCGTTCGGCATCACCCCGTACGGCACGGAGACGATGCACGTCCTGCGCGCCGAGAAGGGTTACCCGATCGTCGGCCAGGACACCGACGGCACGGTGACCCCGCAGGACCTCGGCATGAGCTGGGTGGTGTCGAAGAAGAAGCCCGACTTCATCGGCAAGCGCTCCCACGCCCGTGCCGACACGGTGCGCCCCGACCGCAAGCACCTGGTCGGTCTGCTCCCCGAGGACCCCGGCACCTTCCTCCCCGAGGGCACGCACCTGGTCGCCGACAGTGTGCTGCCCGCCCCACCCGTCCCGATGCTCGGCCACGTCACGTCCAGCTACCACAGCGCCGCCCTCGGCCGGACCTTCGCCCTCGCCCTGGTCAAGGGCGGCCGCGACCGCATCGGAGAGCGGCTCTACGCCCCCTTGGGCGACCGACTGGTCCCGGTGACCGTCGCCAGCCCTGTTCTCTACGACCCCGAGGGAGCCCGCCGCGATGGCTGA
- a CDS encoding sarcosine oxidase subunit beta family protein produces MSPRTPGADLPEHPAWLWRTPEPKRSYDVVIVGGGGHGLATAHYLAKNHGITNVAVLEKGWLAGGNMARNTTIIRSNYLLDESAGIYEHALKLWEGLADELDYPILFSQRGVLNLAHSLQDVRDSVRRVEANRLNGVDAEWLDPQQVKDVCPIVNISPDVRYPVMGATYQPRAGIAKHDHVAWGLARSADAAGIDIIQNCEVTGLDMVGNRVVGVQTTQGPIAAGKVALCSAGHTSVLAAMAGIELPIQSHPLQALVSELLEPVHPTVVMSNAVHVYVSQAHKGELVMGAGIDAYNSYTQRGAFHIIEEQMSAALELFPVFARAHVLRTWGGIVDVSPDASPIVGLSPVDNLYLNCGWGTGGFKATPGVGSVYAHTIAHDTPHPLNAPFSLDRFTTGALVDEHGAAAVAH; encoded by the coding sequence ATGAGCCCCCGCACCCCAGGCGCCGACCTGCCCGAACACCCCGCCTGGCTGTGGCGCACGCCCGAGCCGAAGCGTTCGTACGACGTGGTGATCGTCGGCGGTGGCGGTCACGGCCTGGCCACCGCCCACTACTTGGCGAAGAACCACGGCATCACCAATGTCGCCGTGCTGGAGAAGGGCTGGCTGGCGGGCGGCAACATGGCCCGCAACACCACCATCATCCGGTCGAACTACCTTCTGGACGAGAGCGCCGGGATCTACGAACACGCGCTCAAGCTGTGGGAAGGGCTGGCGGACGAGCTCGACTACCCGATCCTGTTCTCCCAGCGCGGTGTGCTCAACCTCGCGCACAGCCTTCAGGACGTGCGTGACAGTGTGCGCCGGGTGGAGGCCAACCGGCTCAATGGCGTCGACGCCGAATGGCTCGACCCGCAGCAGGTCAAGGATGTCTGTCCGATCGTCAACATCTCGCCGGACGTGCGCTACCCGGTGATGGGCGCCACCTACCAGCCCCGCGCCGGTATCGCCAAGCACGACCACGTCGCCTGGGGCCTGGCCCGCTCGGCCGACGCCGCCGGTATCGACATCATCCAGAACTGCGAGGTCACCGGCCTGGACATGGTCGGCAACCGGGTGGTCGGCGTCCAGACCACCCAGGGCCCGATCGCGGCGGGCAAGGTGGCGCTCTGCTCGGCAGGCCACACCTCGGTCCTCGCCGCGATGGCCGGCATCGAGCTGCCGATCCAGAGCCACCCGCTGCAAGCTTTGGTCTCCGAACTTCTGGAGCCCGTGCACCCGACGGTCGTCATGTCCAACGCGGTGCACGTGTACGTCAGCCAGGCGCACAAGGGCGAGCTCGTCATGGGCGCGGGCATCGACGCGTACAACTCCTACACCCAGCGCGGCGCCTTCCACATCATCGAAGAGCAGATGTCCGCGGCCCTGGAGCTCTTCCCCGTCTTCGCCCGCGCCCATGTTCTGCGTACCTGGGGCGGCATCGTCGACGTCAGCCCCGACGCCTCGCCGATCGTGGGCCTCAGCCCCGTCGACAACCTCTACCTCAACTGCGGCTGGGGCACCGGCGGCTTCAAGGCCACCCCCGGCGTCGGCTCGGTCTACGCCCACACCATCGCCCACGACACGCCTCATCCCCTCAACGCCCCCTTCTCGCTCGACCGTTTCACCACCGGCGCGCTCGTCGACGAGCACGGCGCGGCCGCGGTCGCTCATTAG